A portion of the Salminus brasiliensis chromosome 11, fSalBra1.hap2, whole genome shotgun sequence genome contains these proteins:
- the LOC140565663 gene encoding NACHT, LRR and PYD domains-containing protein 3-like, whose amino-acid sequence MSDPELQDHDPDAGVHGDSFQLKRSSSPVPSGVSLKSERSMNMPINYSGESLPPESGIFPKRSSSPVPSGVSLKSERSMNMPINYSGESWAPESGFYPKRSSSPVPSGVSLKSERSMNMPINYSGESLPPESGIIPKRSSSPVPSGVSLKSERSMNMPINYSGESWAPESGFYPKRSSSPVPSGVSLKSERSMNMPINYSGESLPPESGFRPKRSSSPVPSDVSLKSARSMNMPINYSGKLFPPVERFGSGILKTLRETLKLMFKERYQHLFEGKAQQGSPTLLNKIYTELYITEGLNKAHGCHHEGSHIEAAMKMVHGGTQVKCNNIFNPLSGHEKPIKIVLTKGVAGIGKTVSVQKFILDWAEGKANQDVHFIFPLPFREINLMRDQKYSLNDLLQHFIMKGIDASLSRITNHSLVFILDGLDECRLPLDFPNNESLWDPTKETSVDILLTNLIKGNLLPSAKIWITSRPAAAGLIPSDCVDRITEVRGFDEPQKEEYFRKRISDQSLASRIITHLKSLRSLYIMCHIPVFCWIAATVLERMVEDCGWDKIPRSLTQMYTYFLITQIHTKREKYSESKVTDKEMIAKLGKLAFEQLQKGNLIFYEEDLRECGIDVREASVYSGVFTQIFREEFGLFQKKVFSFVHLSIQEHLAALYVFLSFQNCGQNVLDPQQDSGRKEPATMFSLLQTAVDKASESDSGHLDLFLRFLMGFSLESNQILIQDLLVQGSSRSPAEVQETISYLKEKIKGTPCSYMFLKCFHCLYELNDRSLMDEIQAFLRNRKQNEDHLSPELWSALAFIIITSDEKLDVFELSKYGRSDDALLHLIAVFKLSRTARFNHCNITARGCAALTFALPIMTATKELDLSHNNVQDAGVKMLCTGIQGDTVEQKLMNCSGIKEEKSVNQLCRSEQSLVWDNTAKLLYRFIDALNQKHSINEFPGLRGTVCNIQILRLNSCGITSVGCAFLAEVLSSNSSNLKDLDLGQNNIGDEGVKVLSDALKRAPCKLANLKLNECGVTEESCAALALALSSESACLRELDLSFNDLKDSGAKLLSAGLGNPNCELQKLILYSCNIAEEGHSALNEALQSNPSLLKVLSDGQ is encoded by the exons CGACAGTTTCCAGCTAAAAAGATCCAGCTCACCAGTACCCAGTGGTGTGTCTCTGAAGAGTGAGAGGTCCATGAACATGCCAATCAATTACAGTGGAGAATCCCTGCCTCCAGAATCAGG AATTTTCCCTAAAAGATCCAGCTCACCAGTGCCCAGTGGTGTGTCTCTGAAGAGTGAGAGGTCCATGAACATGCCAATCAATTACAGTGGAGAATCTTGGGCACCAGAATCAGG attttACCCTAAAAGATCCAGCTCACCAGTACCCAGTGGTGTGTCTCTGAAGAGTGAGAGGTCCATGAACATGCCAATCAATTACAGTGGAGAATCCCTGCCTCCAGAATCAGG AATTATCCCTAAAAGATCCAGCTCACCAGTGCCCAGTGGTGTGTCTCTGAAGAGTGAGAGGTCCATGAACATGCCAATCAATTACAGTGGAGAATCTTGGGCACCAGAATCAG GATTTTACCCTAAAAGGTCCAGCTCACCAGTGCCCAGTGGTGTGTCTCTGAAGAGTGAGAGGTCCATGAACATGCCAATCAATTACAGTGGAGAATCCCTGCCTCCAGAATCAGG ATTTCGGCCTAAAAGATCCAGTTCACCAGTACCCAGTGATGTGTCTCTGAAGAGTGCCAGGTCCATGAACATGCCAATCAATTACAGTGGAAAACTATTTCCACCAGTAGAAAG ATTTGGCTCAGGCATCCTGAAAACACTCAGGGAGACACTGAAATTGATGTTTAAGGAAAGGTATCAGCATCTGTTTGAAGGAAAAGCACAGCAAGGCAGCCCAACACTTCTCAATAAGATCTATACAGAACTTTACATCACAGAAGGTTTGAATAAAGCTCATGGCTGTCATCATGAGGGGAGCCATATTGAGGCAGCAATGAAGATGGTACATGGAGGCACCCAAGTCAAATGCAACAACATCTTCAACCCCTTATCTGGTCATGAGAAACCTATCAAGATTGTGTTAACAAAGGGAGTGGCTGGCATTGGGAAAACTGTCTCAGTGCAGAAGTTCATTCTGGACTGGGCTGAAGGCAAGGCAAACCAGGACGTCCACTTTATATTCCCTCTTCCTTTCAGGGAGATAAATTTAATGAGGGACCAAAAATACAGTCTAAATGACCTTCTGCAGCATTTTATCATGAAAGGAATTGATGCAAGTTTATCCCGAATTACAAACCATTCTCTTGTTTTCATTTTGGATGGTCTGGACGAGTGTCGGCTTCCTTTAGATTTCCCGAACAATGAGAGTTTATGGGATCCCACAAAAGAAACCTCAGTGGATATCCTTCTAACAAACCTCATCAAGGGCAATCTGCTTCCTTCTGCAAAGATCTGGATAACATCTCGACCAGCAGCTGCTGGCCTGATCCCTTCCGACTGTGTTGATCGAATCACGGAGGTACGAGGATTTGATGAACCACAGAAGGAAGAGTACTTCAGGAAGAGAATCAGTGACCAAAGTCTGGCCAGCAGAATCATTACCCACCTGAAGTCGCTGAGGAGCCTCTACATCATGTGCCACATACCAGTCTTCTGTTGGATCGCAGCCACTGTTCTAGAAAGAATGGTGGAGGACTGCGGGTGGGATAAGATCCCGAGGAGTTTAACTCAGATGTACACGTACTTCCTGATCACACAGATCCACACAAAAAGAGAGAAGTACTCTGAAAGCAAAGTCACCGATAAAGAAATGATCGCCAAACTTGGGAAGCTGGCATTTGAGCAACTCCAAAAAGGCAACCTGATCTTCTACGAGGAAGACCTCAGAGAGTGTGGCATCGATGTGAGAGAGGCATCGGTGTACTCTGGAGTGTTCACACAGATCTTCAGGGAGGAGTTTGGACTTTTCCAGAAGAAAGTATTCAGCTTCGTGCATCTGAGCATTCAGGAACATCTCGCAGCTCTGTATGTGTTCCTGTCCTTCCAGAACTGCGGCCAAAACGTGCTCGATCCTCAACAGGACAGTGGACGGAAAGAGCCTGCGACGATGTTCAGCTTGCTCCAGACTGCAGTCGATAAAGCATCAGAGAGTGACAGCGGTCATCTGGACCTCTTCCTCCGTTTTCTCATGGGCTTCTCACTGGAGTCCAATCAGATCCTCATACAGGACTTACTGGTGCAGGGAAGTAGCAGAAGTCCTGCAGAAGTACAAGAAACCATCAGTTATCTGAAGGAAAAAATCAAAGGGACGCCCTGTAGTTATATGTTTCTGAAGTGCTTCCACTGTCTGTACGAGCTTAACGACCGCTCTCTTATGGATGAAATTCAAGCTTTCTTGAGGAACAGAAAGCAAAATGAGGACCATCTCTCCCCTGAACTCTGGTCAGCATTAGCATTCATAATAATTACTTCAGATGAGAAGCTGGACGTCTTTGAACTCAGTAAATATGGCAGGTCAGACGATGCTCTTCTTCACTTGATTGCTGTGTTCAAGCTGTCTCGGACAGCCAG GTTCAATCACTGTAACATCACAGCAAGAGGTTGTGCAGCACTAACCTTTGCACTTCCCATCATGACGGCAACCAAAGAACTGGACCTCAGTCACAACAATGTCCAAGACGCTGGAGTGAAGATGCTCTGTACTGGAATCCAAGGCGACACCGTGGAACAAAAGCT GATGAATTGCTCTGGTATAAAAGAGGAGAAAAGTGTAAACCAGTTGTGTAGGAGTGAGCAGAGCCTGGTTTGGGACAACACAGCCAAATTGCTTTACCGTTTCATCGACGCATTAAATCAGAAACACAGCATAAATGAGTTTCCTGGTCTGCGAGGCACTGTGTGTAACATCCAGATCCTGCG gTTAAATAGCTGTGGGATTACAAGTGTAGGATGTGCTTTTCTTGCTGAAGTCCTGAGCTCAAACTCCTCAAATCTCAAAGACCTTGATCTGGGCCAGAACAATATAGGAGACGAAGGCGTGAAGGTGCTTTCTGATGCACTGAAGAGAGCTCCATGTAAACTTGCCAACCTGAA GCTGAATGAATGTGGCGTTACAGAGGAAAGCTGTGCAGCTCTGGCCTTAGCTCTCAGCTCAGAATCTGCATGTCTGAGAGAACTGGACCTGAGCTTTAATGACCTTAAGGACTCAGGGGCCAAGCTGCTTTCTGCTGGACTGGGAAACCCAAACTGTGAACTCCAAAAACTCAT ACTGTACAGCTGCAATATTGCAGAAGAAGGCCATTCTGCTTTGAACGAAGCcctgcaatcaaatccctcACTTCTAAAAGTGCTGTCTGATGGACAATGA